A stretch of DNA from Oribacterium sp. oral taxon 102:
TACCATGGAGCAGCGCCAGCTTACCGGCTCCAGATATTCTCCGGTCGGATAGCCTAAGAAGCGAGAGAGGCAGATACGTTCAAAGGTAGCGTTGAAGGCCCACTTGATGACAGTTTCATCCTCCAAGGCAAGAAGGACCTCTTTCGGAATCTGTTCTCCGCAGGCGAGGTCGATAACCTGAACAGGCTGGCTGTCTATACTGTAGGCAAAGAGTAAGATTTCAAAATTGGGAGACTCTACATAACGATAGACTCCGGTCTTCTGAAGAGGCTCATCGCTGTAGGTCTCAATATCAATACTGAGTGTTTTCATGAGATTGTCCTTTCTACAAAACAGGCAGCAGAGAAATCCCTGCCGCCTGCCGTGTTACTGTTTATCTTTATTGGATTTGTACTTCTTGATATCACGACGGATGTAGTACAGCGCATAGCGAATAAGATAGAGAATGATTTTCCCTACGTTATAAATGATGAAGCCATATACCGCTACAAAAAAGGTGTATGCGATGACGTTAGCAATAAATAGATTTAAGATTTCTGCAAATTCATTCATAGATGGTCTCCTTTTGTCGAAAAATGTCGATGGCGGCAGTGGGGCCACCGCCATCGGATTGATAGATTATTCCTGTTCCTTGGATGCTTCCTTCTGAAGCTCTGCTTCACGCTTCTTCTGGACACGCTTTTCCTTGTGATCCTTGATGAAGAAGGCAATGTTGCAACCCCAGATTCCAATCAGGAATCCGACGGTGCAGCCGAAGCATACCTGAAGCATAAAGTTCTGATACTCAGTCATACTCGGCACCTCCATTAGTCAAGGAAATCGTCATCTTCATCAGATGCGAAATCAGACTCAGCGTTTGCCTTACCACCAAGAGGCTCACCGTCACGAATCTTCTGCAGATTGTTAAGTCCACAGGCGATACCCTTGTTACCGGAGCTGTTGAAGGCATAGAAGCTGATGCTGGCGCGACCATACACACCGGAGTAAACCTCGGAGCGAGTAAGAATCGGATTGCGATCTGCATCCACGATGCCAGGAGCAGAGGTTGCATTGGCATTTACGAAATAAGCATTGGCGTAGGCCGGATCGTCCGAACGCTCCATGTCGCCATCACGAAGCGGAGTCTTGATG
This window harbors:
- a CDS encoding DUF2815 family protein, coding for MNKNVKINNPMKVITGPDTRWSYANVWEPKSINGGTPKYSVSLIIPKSDTKTIAKIEAAIEAAYKEGEAKLKGNGKSVPALSVIKTPLRDGDMERSDDPAYANAYFVNANATSAPGIVDADRNPILTRSEVYSGVYGRASISFYAFNSSGNKGIACGLNNLQKIRDGEPLGGKANAESDFASDEDDDFLD